A single window of Drosophila suzukii chromosome 3, CBGP_Dsuzu_IsoJpt1.0, whole genome shotgun sequence DNA harbors:
- the Mes2 gene encoding uncharacterized protein Mes2: MAPVSGCSPTATHSLQDMSAAAAAIALDMKPKGEPHPLASAIAMPSQKIKKLVRRNASDKLKLIQMVHDNPILWDSRLPNFKGAEEEKNRAWEHIGREFNAPGRRVARAFKSLRESYRRELAHVKLMGNGFKPKWSLYEAMDFLRDVIRERKGASHATDLSLTGYGHINNNNNNNNNSLGAAGKAVALKLSTSYHDSAAVLNLSKCSSLNVSGDDYYGDYYVKPELDLSVGGGAGSSSSRSSSGGIPLPLPAHQLQAPNDSRVSSTRNEHQQLQHSYDDIDASSIRSGDEDAGHASDVVEELDAIDADFPYPLILDSNSRASTNVGVDEVASSRKRRRHVDQDVLENGNGDGDAGIDGDDYEEQMLQQHRHLRQQQGAADTGGMDLPPPQTVREVLNSKFCGFISAKLNSMEDSEADNLMNRILLLLVQVQQCEGSTK; the protein is encoded by the exons ATGGCCCCCGTGAGCGGCTGTTCGCCCACCGCCACCCACTCGCTGCAGGACATGAGCGCCGCCGCCGCGGCCATCGCCCTTGACATGAAGCCCAAGGGGGAGCCCCACCCTCTGGCCTCCGCCATTGCCATGCCATCGCAGAAGATCAAGAAAC TGGTGCGGCGAAACGCCTCCGACAAGCTGAAGCTTATTCAAATGGTCCACGATAACCCAATTCTCTGGGACTCACGCCTCCCAAACTTCAAGGGCGCCGAGGAGGAGAAGAATCGCGCCTGGGAGCACATAGGTCGAGAGTTCAACGCCCCTGGGCGTCGCGTTGCCCGGGCTTTTAAGTCCCTGCGGGAATCATACCGCCGTGAACTGGCTCACGTCAAGCTTATGGGCAACGGGTTTAAGCCAAAATGGAGCCTTTATGAGGCTATGGACTTTTTGCGCGACGTTATCAGAGAGAGAAA agGCGCATCGCATGCAACCGATCTCAGCCTGACTGGGTATGGCCATattaacaacaacaataataataacaacaacagccTGGGAGCCGCTGGGAAAGCTGTGGCCCTGAAGCTCTCCACGTCCTATCACGATTCCGCCGCAGTGTTGAATCTCTCTAAGTGCTCCTCGCTGAATGTGAGCGGCGATGACTACTACGGCGACTACTACGTAAAGCCGGAGCTGGATCTCTCGGTGGGCGGCGGGGCCGGAAGTAGCAGCAGCCGCAGTAGCTCCGGCGGTATACCACTTCCGCTGCCCGCCCACCAACTTCAAGCGCCCAACGACAGCCGGGTGAGTTCCACGCGCAACGAGCATCAGCAACTGCAGCACAGCTACGATGACATCGATGCCAGCTCGATTCGCAGTGGAGATGAAGACGCTGGTCACGCATCCGATGTAGTGGAGGAGTTAGATGCGATCGACGCCGATTTCCCATATCCGCTAATCCTGGACTCCAACTCACGCGCGAGCACCAATGTGGGCGTGGACGAGGTTGCCTCGTCACGCAAGCGCCGCCGCCATGTCGACCAAGACGTCCTGGAGAACGGCAATGGCGACGGTGATGCTGGTATCGATGGCGATGACTACGAGGAGCAAATGCTGCAGCAGCACCGCCACCTTCGGCAGCAACAGGGTGCAGCTGACACCGGAGGGATGGATCTACCGCCCCCGCAAACTGTGCGTGAGGTTCTCAACTCCAAGTTTTGCGGCTTCATATCGGCTAAGCTGAACAGCATGGAGGACTCGGAAGCGGACAATTTAATGAATCGCATTCTTTTGTTGCTGGTTCAAGTGCAACAGTGCGAGGGCTCTACAAAATAG